DNA sequence from the Streptomyces cinnabarinus genome:
TGCCTTCGGAGAGCGCGTGCACGAGGTCCGTCACGGCCTCGCGGGCCTGCTCGGGCCCCTCCGGAGCGGCGAGGTAGGCGTCGAAGACCCCCACGATGTGATCGGCGAACCGCCCGAACGCCTCCCGCAGCACCTCCTCCATCCCGCCGAAGTGATACGTCATCGACCCCAGCGGCACCCCGGCCCGCGCCGCGATCTTCCGGTGGGAGACGCCCGCGACCCCCTCCTCGGCGATGAGGTCGAGGGTGGCGGTGAGGATGCGCTCACGGCGCTGGGGATCGGTGTGCCCGGTGGCCATGGCGGCGGCCCGCGCTCAGAGAGTCCGGACGACGCGTGCGGGACTGCCGACGGTGACGACACCCGCGGGCACGTCCTTAGTCACCACCGAACCGGCGCCGATCACGGAGTCGTCCCCGATGCTCACCCCGGGCAGCACGATGACCCCGCCGCCGAGCCACACGTTGTTCCCGATGGTGATCGGCCGCGCGGCCTCCAGCTTGTCGCGCCGGGGCTGAGGCTCCAACGGATGTGTGGGGGTGAGCAGTTGGACGCTCGGACCGATCTGGCAGTCCTCGCCGATGGCGATCGCGGCGACGTCCAGCGCGGTGAGGTTGAAGTTGACGAAGGTGCGCGCGCCGATGGCGATGTTGCTGCCGTAGTCGACGAACAACGGCGGCCGCACATACGCGTGCTCACCCAGCGAACCGAGCAACTCGGCCAGGATCCCCTGCGCGTTGTCCGGATCCTCGGCATGGGCGGCCTGGTAGCGGGCAGCCAGCCGCACGGCCCGCTGCTGCCGGCGCGCGATCTCGGGGTCGTCGGCGATGTAGAGGTCGCCCGCCAGCATGCGTTCGAGGTGGGTGCGGGGATCGTCCGCGAAGTAGTCCGTCGGCATGTGTACGATCGTACACTCTGGTGGATGTCGTGCGGGTCACCTGAAGTGCCGCGTGCTGAAGTGATCCGGTACGGCGATCCTCCCCGGCTTGACCTTGCCGCAGCGGCAACGTTTCTACTGGGCGCATGCGAAACGAAGAGACTTCCGGCGCGGTGAAGGTGTTGCGGAAGGCCGTGCGCTGGTCGTCGATGGCGCTGCTGCCCGGTGAGCTGCTGCTGATCCTGTGCGTGGCCGGGGGAGTGACCGTCCCGCCGGCCGCACAGCCGGCCACGCGACTTGCGGTGCTCACCCTCACGATCGCGGTGGCGACCCTGCTCACCCTCGACCACCGGCGCCACCGCGCCGCCGGTCTCGACCCCCGCCCGGCGCTCCTCGCCGCGCTCGCCGACACGATCCCGGCGCCCGTGCGCAGGCTGACCGCCCACGAGCTGTTCCTCTCCACCAGCTTCCTGCGCTGGGTGACCCGACGAGGACCGCACGGCGTACGCGAGGGCGATGTCTCCGTCCTCTACGCCCCGGGCCAGACGGCGGTGATGTTCGGCTTCTTCTTCGTCTGCGTCGTCGAGACCGTGGCCCTCGCCTTCCTGATCCCGTGGCCGGTGGTGCACGCGATCACCCTCGTCCTCGACATCTGGGGCTGCTACTTCGTCATCGCCCTGCACGCCTCCTGCGTGGTCCGCCCGCATGTCATCGCCCCCGACGGTGCCCTGCGCCTGCGCTACGGCGCGCTCCTGGACATCCGGATCCCGGCCGACCGCATCGCCTCCGTCCGTCAGGACCGCAAGTTCCCGGAGGGCAAGCTGGCCGCCGTGGACGAGGACGGCGTGGCCGACATCGCCGTGGCCGGTCAGACGACGGTCACCGTCGAACTCACCGAGCCCGTCGCCTACCTCCGCGCCCTGGGCAGGCCCGCCGAGGCCCGAGCCTTCCGCTTCTACGCCGAGGACCCCGGCGCCGCGGTGGCCGCGCTGCGGGCGGCCAGGGTGAGTGATCGCGCCTGAGCCGGATCGCCCGACCGACGCGGACATGGCCGCGTCCGACGCCGTAGCCTGATCGCCATGACGGCGGAGGGCGAGGCACTGACCGGCGGTTCGGTGAACGCGGGAGCGGTCTTCCGCCGGGGTGAACTGGTCGACCGCCCCGCACCACCGAACGCCCGCGCCCTCCACGCCCACCTGCGAGCACTGAGGGAACACGGCTTCGACGCGGCCCCGACCCCGGTCGAACTCACCGCCGACGGCCGGGAACGACTGACCTACCTCCCCGGCACCGTGGCCCTGCCGCCCTTCCCGCGCTGGGCGTTGACCAGCACCGCCCTCGCCTCCGTGGGCGCCCTGCTGCGCCGGATGCACGACGCGGCCGCCGCAGTCGGTGTGGACCCGGACGCCGCATGGCCCGCCGACCTCGCCGACCCGGCGGGCGGGGGACCGATCGTCTGCCACAACGACGTCTGCCCGGAGAACGTCGTCTTCCGCGAGGCCGGCGCCACGGCCCTGATCGACTTCGACTTCGCCGCCCCGGGCCGCCCCGTCTGGGACCTCGCGATGACCGCCCGCTACTGGGTCCCCATGCTCGACCCGGCATCCGCGGCGGCCGCCTACCCAGCGCCGTTCGACGCGCCCGCGCGCCTGCGGCTGCTGGCCGACGGCTACGGCCTGCCGCCCGGCGGACGCGCCGAGTTGCCCGGTGTCATCGAGCGGGCCACCGAGACCTGCCGCGCCTTCGTGGCCCGCCGCGTCGCCGACGGTGACCCCGCCTACCGCCGCATGCTCGACGAGCGCGGTGGCTGGCAGCGCTGGGACCGCATCCAGTCCTGGCTGGTGGCCCGCCGCGAGGAGTTCACGGCCGCTCTGCTGAACTGACTCCGGCACAGCGGCCTATGGCGGTCATCGGCAGAGCGCGTCGATGTCCTCGGCATAGGTCGGGAACTGGGCCCGCGCGTCGGCGATGATGGCCTGCGCACTGCGGCGCGGAGTGCTCGCGTGCCGTTCCGCGAGCGAGGTGAGCGTCGGATCCGGGCGGCCCGTGTGGTCGTCGTACTCCACGGCCTCCATCGGGCCGATGCCGTCCGCGAGGACCCACAGGAAGTCGGACAGCGTCCCGGCGACGACTCCGCAGGCGCCCTCGGACCCCATGAAGACCACCGGTTGCTCGGCGAGCGGACGCCCGGCGCGCACACACCACAGCGCGGCGAGCCCGCCGGTGCCGTCCTGTCCGAACACGCGGTAGGCGGCGCCGTCCAGGGCACGGTTGCCGGTCCAGTGCCGGAGCCAGTCCGTGGTCTCCCCGGCGGAGTCGAAGACGTCGTACGGCTCGAAGTCGATGCCGTTGCCGTCGTCGTAGTCGAACTCGACGGCGGCGATCTCGGCCAGGGCCGGCGGCAGTGCGCGGTCGTCGACAGGTGTCTCGGTCACGCGCGCAGACTAGCCGCCGGCTCTGACAACGGTCGCTCAGATGCCGCAGGAGGGCGCCGACCAGTAGGGGGAGGGGTCGAGCGCGACATGGGTGTGGTCGTTGTGGCCGGGGTAGCCCGGGCCGAGGATCTCCGAGAAGCCGTGCGTCCGGGCCTGCTGGGCCAGTCGGCACAGGGACGGCGAGCCGGTGAGGTCGGCCGCGTCGCCGTACAGGTGGCGGCTGGTGGCGGAACCGCCGACGGCGCTGTTGCAGGCGTAGGAGCGGAAGCCGCTGGAGACGGAGATCGGGACGTCGCCGAGCGCGTGCCGCATGGCTTCCAGTTTCCACATGGTCTTCAGGGCGTTCGCCTTGGCGGTCGCGGCCGGGACGGCGCCACCGGACCAGTCGGAGTTGCAGCGGTTGAGCTCGCCGTAGGTGAAGTGGACCGGGGTGCAGTCCGCGTCCTGGAGCGCGTAGATCTTGCTGAAGGTCTGCGGCCCCGCGACCCCGTCGGCGGGCAGACCGTACGCGGCCTGGAACTTCTTCACGGCGGCCGCGGTCCGGGCGCCGTACGCGCCGTCATAGGACAGCCGCTCGCCCGAGGTCACCCAGCCCGCGACCCGGATCTGCAACTGCGTCACATCGCCGCCGGAGGAGCCCTGGGACAGCGTCCGGCTCCACGTGTAGCACTCATCGGCATGCGCGGTACCGGCGGCGGCGCCCACACCGACCACCGCACCGGACATGATCATGACAAACGCGGTGAGGGATCGTGCCATCCGTCTGAACATCCGACCTCCAGGCCGTCGACTGCCTCATTGCTGCGGCCGTCGCACCCTGCGGCGACGACCGCAGCCCAGCGTGAGGCCAAGCGCTACGCGCGTCAACAGCCCGCTTGTGGCGGGGTGGTGAACGTCCGCCGCCGCTTGTCCGCACGGCGGTGGGGTCGCCGAACTCGATTCTGCCGAATCGAAGCCGTGGCGGGATCGGTTCGTGCCACCATGATTTGCACGCAGGAGCGCGAAGATGCGGGGGAGTGCCATGGGGGACGGAGAGGTCGTCGAACTGGAACTGCCCGGTGGTGGTGCTCTCTTGGTGCGAGCGTTACCAGTGACGGCCGACGGGGACGATCTGGACGACGAGGACGGTGGACCGTCGAACGTCGGGCTGAGCGAGGCGCTCTCCTTCGCGGCCGTTGGCACCGCGCTACGTGGGGTGGCGACGACAGTGCAGGACGCGCTCCAGTCGGTGAAACCCGATGTGGTGGAGGCCGAGTTCGGGCTCAACTTCGCTGTGAAGGGCTCGCGTCTGGTCTGTCTGCTGGTCGACGGGGAGGCAACGGCCACGCTGCGGGTCCGCCTGGAGTGGCAGAACGGCTCGGTGTCCGGCAGCCCGTGACGCATGTGGACGCCGAACCGGACGAAGTCCTGGATCTGCTGAGCGGCTTTGTAGTCAGGGTCAGCGGTCCAGGTCTGCGCGGAGGCAGTGGATTCTTCGTCGGCCGCGGTCTCGTCGTCACCTGCGCGCACGTCGTCGCCTTGCCGGTGAAGGGCGGAAGCCGGCCGACGGCCGAGCGGGCCCGGGTCACCTGGGCCGGGGGTCATGCCGAGGGTTCCGTCGTCGCGTTGCCTCCGTCGTACAGCGGTCCGGACGATGTGTGGGACCCTCCGGACCTCGCAGTGATCACGCTGGAGGATCCACTGCCGGATCACCACTGGATCCCGATGGCCGACAAGCCGCCCGGCATCGGACAGCGCCTGTGCGCCGCCGGCTACAGCGCGGTCTACGAGCAGACCCCACGACTCGGCCTCGGCACGGTGGAGTACGAGGGACCGGCGATCCACGGCGAGCGCCATCCGGCACTCCAGCTGAAAGGCGGTGAACTGGCGCCGGGGATGTCTGGCGGACCACTGCTCGATCTGGAGCAGGGAGAGGTGTGCGGGATCGTGACCACCGCCCGCAGGAAGAACCTCCCCATGGGCGGGCGGGCCATCGGTGTGTCCACGGTACGGATCCTGTTTCCCTCTGTGTGGGAGGCGAACCGGGCTCCGAACCCTCTGGACACCGAACTCTGGCGGTTGCGTGCGGCTCTTCAGCACGAGTACGCGCCGGGTGCGGTGTTGTCGTTGCGCGAGGAGAAGGCGCTGCTTCGTGCCGCTCGACGTTCTGGGCTCGCACCCGCTGCCTTGTACTGGCGTTCCGTTCACCGTGATTACGGCGAACCGGCCGGCCGAATCGACACGGTGGCCGACGCCCTGCGGGAGGTGGCCGACGCTCCGGCCATGCTGGACGGGCCACATCCCTTGCTCCAGTTCATCCGGCAGGTCACGGACGCGGCGCTGTCCGAGGACTCCGGCCCGCTGGCCGGAATGGCCGATCTGGTGGCCGGCCGGCTGGGAGTGCCCACGCCCTCCCCGGTCGCGCCGCCCGCCACCGGCACCGGCATCAACGGCGTCGCGGCCATCAGCGTTCACCTCGACACGCAGACCCCGGACGGCGACCGCTACTTCCTTCGCGTCTGGAAGTATCCGGATGTGACCGAGCCGCCCTATCCCGTGCTGTGCGACGACCAGCCATTGACGCTCGCCGAGGCACAGGCGCAGTTCCGGGCGGTGATCCCGTCGGCGATTCAGGAACTGGGGGAGATCAGCAGTGATCTGATCATTGAATTCGCCCTGCCTACTGCCAAGTTGAGCTCGGTGGACGTTGACACCTGGTACCTCTCGCAGGCTTGGGCGCCAGTCGGCCGGCAGTACCCGGTGATTTTGCGTGCCCTGGACCGGAGGCCGGAGACGTACCCGTCCTGGACCACACGATGGCGACGTCTGCGCCAAGGCTCCCACGGCGAGGCCAGGATGGACTGGGTCGACTGTCACCAGGACATGCCCCCGGAGCAGTTCTTCGCCTGGCTTCAGCAACAGCAGGACCTGGCAGTGCTGGCCCTGCCGTTCAGCCCCGAGGCCACGGCGCGTCAGCATGTGCTGGAGACGGCGTTGTACGCGGGCATCCCGGTTGCTGTCTGGACGCGTGCCGGATGCTCGGCGCGGTGCCGCCTCCGGGGCGCCCCGGGGCGGGACAGTGCCCACGCCACCGAAGCCGAGTCCGCCGCGGGGGTGTGCGCCGGAGCCGCCTTCCGTCACGCCTTCGCCGCGGAACTCGCCCGCAGCAGCGTGCACGAGCTGCCGGAGCTGATCATGAAGCTGCGCGTCGACGCCGTCACGTCAACCGGCCACTGCGGGGAGCAGGTCGTCCTGCTCTGGGACGATGCCACCCGCAAACTGCCCGGTGACGGCCCCGCGCTGCGGTTCCCCGAGCACATCGCCCAAGGAGGGCAGCCGAGTTGACCGACTGGCGGATCTTCCAAGGAACGAACACACCCCACGACGGGATCAGCCGGCTCCCTCCACCACAGGCATGGCGCGCCTTCGACGGCGGTCCCCCCATCGCCGCCGAAGCGATCGAGTGGTCCCCCGTCGACCTGGTGCGGGCGATGTTCTACCAGGCCGCCCCGGAGATCCTCGACCTGGTCAATGCCGCCCTGTACCTGCGCCGCCCCCTGCTCGTCAGCGGTAAGCCCGGTGTCGGCAAGTCCAGCCTGGCGCTGGCCATCGCTCACGAACTCGGACTGGGCCCGGTGCTCCGGTGGCCCATCACCAGCCGCACCACCCTCAAGGACGGTCTGTACACCTACGACGCGATTCGCCGTCTCCACGATGTCTCGACGGCCAAGCAGCAACAGGACGCCGAGACCGACATCGGCCGCTACATCACCCTCGGCCCGCTGGGCACCGCGCTGTTGCCCCGCGAACGCCCCCGCGTCCTGCTGATCGACGAGATCGACAAGAGCGACATCGACCTCCCCAACGACCTTCTCAACGTTTTCGAGGAGGGCGAGTTCACCATCCCCGAGCTGGAGCGGGCGGCCCGGGGCGAGCAGGCCGACGTCAGTGTCTCCACCGCCGACCGTGGCCCTGAGGGGGTTGTCGTGCACAGCGGGCGGGTCCGCTGCCGGGCCTTCCCGTTCGTCGTGCTCACCAGCAATCAGGAACGAGAGTTCCCACCCGCGTTCCTGCGCCGGTGCGTTCACCTGCAGATCCCGCCCCCGGACCACGACGAACTGATGCGGATCGTCGAAGCGAGGCTCGATCCGGAGATCAGCGCGGAGGCCGCCGCATTGGTGACCACGTTCCTGCGTCGACGCGACGCGAGTGACCTCGCCACTGACCACCTGCTGAACGCCCTGTACCTGACCTTCCACGCCGCCCGCGGCGGAGGCGACCGAGAGCAGCTCGCGCAACAGCTGCTCGGTCACCTTCCCCCCACGGCCCCATGACGCCCGACTTCGACCGCGTTCTCACCGCCCTTGAGGGGATCGGGGTCGATCCGACCGCACGAGAGGCGGCGGAAGCGCTGTGGCTCGCCACACACATCGCTCAGTCCGCGACCGGACACGTCGATCACCCCCAGCGCCCGCCCGCGCAGGGCAGTGACAAACCCGGCCCGGTGGCCCACGCGCCAGGGCGGATCGACGCGGTCACACCCGCCACCCTGCACGCCTCCACCACCGGCGTTGCCACCACTGGGGCCGGTCCGGGCCCCACTCGCGCTGTTGCCGTCCGGGTGGCCGATGCCCCCGCCCTCACGCACGAGCTCGACCTCCTGCGAGCTCTTCGGCCGCTGAAGCGCAGAGTCCCTTCCCGGCAGCGGGTACTCCTCGACGAGACGGCCACCGCCGAGCGCAGCGCGGAGGAACGGCTGTTCCTCCCGGCCACACACCCCGAGCCGGAGCGCTGGCTCAGCCTCGCCCTGGTGATGGAGACGGGTCCCACCATGGTCGTGTGGCACTCCCTCGTACGAGAGCTCACGGCGCTGCTCCAGCGAACGGGCGCATTCCGGGACATCCGCCTCTGGCACCTTCATCCCACCCCCGACGGGTCGGCGGGTCTCCACCCGCAGGCGGTGCCCACGAGCCCGCTCCACAGTCCCCGCGAGATCCTCGATCCGACCGGACGGCAAGCGATCTGGTGTGTCAGTGACTGTGTATCGGCTCTCTGGCGGGACGGCCGCGCCGATCGCCTGCTCGAACTGTGGGGGCGCGGGGGCCCGTTGGCGCTGATCCAACCGCTTCCGCAACGGCTCTGGCGCCGCACCGGGCTCCCTCTGGAGGAAGTACGACTGCACAGCGGTATACCAGGTCTCCCCAACACACGTCTGCGTACCGCCCGGTCCGGCAGCGCTGCCCTGCTGAGCGGACCTGTCACAGGGACACCGGTGCCAGTCCTCGAACTCGACCCGTCGTGGCTCGGGTTGTGGACCCGCTTGATCACGGCCACCGCCCCGGGCGGCGTCCCGGCCGTCGTGACGACGACGGGCCGCCCCCGGGACGGTGGCACACTGCCCGACGGCGCCGTAGCCGCCACCGGCGACCCACTGGGCCTGGTCCGTGCCTTTCGCGCACATGCCTCTCCCCAGGCCTACCGCCTCGCCGGCTACTTGGCCACGGTCCCCCTCACCCTCCCGGTCATGCGGCTCGTCCAGCGCGTCATGCTCCCCGAGTCACGCCCCGCCCACCTGGCCGAGGTGCTCCTGAGCGGCCTCCTCCACCGCGCGCGCCACGACTTCGTCAGCCCCGAGTACCGCTTCGTCGACGGAGTCCCAGAGGTCCTGGAGAGCACGGTCAGGCGCTCCGACTCCCGTCGTGTGCGCGACGAGGTCTCGGCCTATCTGACAGCCCATGCGGGCGACGCCAGGGACACACCGGCCTTCGCCGTGCTTCCCTCAGGGCAGGGGAACGTCACCCTGCCCGCCCCTGGGCCGTCCTTCGCGCGGATAGGCCTGCGTGACACCTCGGTCAGCTCCGGCTCTGGACCTGCCGCGGTCCGAGGCGAAAGTGGACCGCGAGGTGTGCGCGAGTTGCTGGTCAAAAGAATCGCGGATGTCGTGCAATCCTCGCTATCGGTGAGGCACAGCACCTCTCGGAGCCTGCTGGTCTCGATGTTGGAGTCGGAGCTCGGGCTTCCCCTGGCGCTGCCGGAGAATCCGCTGTGGGTCTGGGCGCATGATCTGGTGAGAACCTGCACGGAGCAGCCGGACGGGCTCGGCTATCTGGTGCGGTGCCTGCAATACATCGAGCAGGAGTCGTCGGCCGTCACCGCCCTGTGGCCGCTGTGGGACGAGTGGGAAGCGTTCCAGTTCTTCGACCACGCCGATCTGTACGTCCTTCGACCAGTCCTGGACAGGGTGACAGGCCGCACAAAACTGACGGCGTTCGCGAGGCGAGCGAGCCGATCGCGGGTCCAGGAGCTCCCGTTGTGGTGCGAGACCGGATGGCACGTCTTTCTCCGGCTGGCCGGCGAGGCCACTCACGCCGGTGAACTGCCACCCAGCCTGGCCTTCCTGGTGTTGGTGGCGGACCGTATGACGAACGAAGGGCAATCGACGGACGCTCTGCTTCTACGCCGCTTCAATCGCCAACAGGCGTCTTCCCTGGGAGCGGAGGTGCAACTGGCCGACTGGGACCGTCGGGAATTCTCGCAGTGGACGCCCCGCCGTGCCTACCGGTCGTTGCTTGTCCAGTTCGAGCCGGACCGGGTCGAGACAGACGGCTATTACCTCTCGCACTGGCGGCAGGC
Encoded proteins:
- a CDS encoding TetR/AcrR family transcriptional regulator; amino-acid sequence: MATGHTDPQRRERILTATLDLIAEEGVAGVSHRKIAARAGVPLGSMTYHFGGMEEVLREAFGRFADHIVGVFDAYLAAPEGPEQAREAVTDLVHALSEGSRRDLVLTQELYTLAARRPAYRELTDAWMRRSRVHLEKLFDPDTARQLDALIEGLALHRALSREPHERALTAEAVRRITTPGGVSR
- a CDS encoding sugar O-acetyltransferase; protein product: MPTDYFADDPRTHLERMLAGDLYIADDPEIARRQQRAVRLAARYQAAHAEDPDNAQGILAELLGSLGEHAYVRPPLFVDYGSNIAIGARTFVNFNLTALDVAAIAIGEDCQIGPSVQLLTPTHPLEPQPRRDKLEAARPITIGNNVWLGGGVIVLPGVSIGDDSVIGAGSVVTKDVPAGVVTVGSPARVVRTL
- a CDS encoding aminoglycoside phosphotransferase family protein, whose translation is MTAEGEALTGGSVNAGAVFRRGELVDRPAPPNARALHAHLRALREHGFDAAPTPVELTADGRERLTYLPGTVALPPFPRWALTSTALASVGALLRRMHDAAAAVGVDPDAAWPADLADPAGGGPIVCHNDVCPENVVFREAGATALIDFDFAAPGRPVWDLAMTARYWVPMLDPASAAAAYPAPFDAPARLRLLADGYGLPPGGRAELPGVIERATETCRAFVARRVADGDPAYRRMLDERGGWQRWDRIQSWLVARREEFTAALLN
- a CDS encoding SMI1/KNR4 family protein, whose amino-acid sequence is MTETPVDDRALPPALAEIAAVEFDYDDGNGIDFEPYDVFDSAGETTDWLRHWTGNRALDGAAYRVFGQDGTGGLAALWCVRAGRPLAEQPVVFMGSEGACGVVAGTLSDFLWVLADGIGPMEAVEYDDHTGRPDPTLTSLAERHASTPRRSAQAIIADARAQFPTYAEDIDALCR
- a CDS encoding D-Ala-D-Ala carboxypeptidase family metallohydrolase, producing the protein MFRRMARSLTAFVMIMSGAVVGVGAAAGTAHADECYTWSRTLSQGSSGGDVTQLQIRVAGWVTSGERLSYDGAYGARTAAAVKKFQAAYGLPADGVAGPQTFSKIYALQDADCTPVHFTYGELNRCNSDWSGGAVPAATAKANALKTMWKLEAMRHALGDVPISVSSGFRSYACNSAVGGSATSRHLYGDAADLTGSPSLCRLAQQARTHGFSEILGPGYPGHNDHTHVALDPSPYWSAPSCGI
- a CDS encoding CU044_2847 family protein, with protein sequence MGDGEVVELELPGGGALLVRALPVTADGDDLDDEDGGPSNVGLSEALSFAAVGTALRGVATTVQDALQSVKPDVVEAEFGLNFAVKGSRLVCLLVDGEATATLRVRLEWQNGSVSGSP
- a CDS encoding VMAP-related conflict system protein, which translates into the protein MTHVDAEPDEVLDLLSGFVVRVSGPGLRGGSGFFVGRGLVVTCAHVVALPVKGGSRPTAERARVTWAGGHAEGSVVALPPSYSGPDDVWDPPDLAVITLEDPLPDHHWIPMADKPPGIGQRLCAAGYSAVYEQTPRLGLGTVEYEGPAIHGERHPALQLKGGELAPGMSGGPLLDLEQGEVCGIVTTARRKNLPMGGRAIGVSTVRILFPSVWEANRAPNPLDTELWRLRAALQHEYAPGAVLSLREEKALLRAARRSGLAPAALYWRSVHRDYGEPAGRIDTVADALREVADAPAMLDGPHPLLQFIRQVTDAALSEDSGPLAGMADLVAGRLGVPTPSPVAPPATGTGINGVAAISVHLDTQTPDGDRYFLRVWKYPDVTEPPYPVLCDDQPLTLAEAQAQFRAVIPSAIQELGEISSDLIIEFALPTAKLSSVDVDTWYLSQAWAPVGRQYPVILRALDRRPETYPSWTTRWRRLRQGSHGEARMDWVDCHQDMPPEQFFAWLQQQQDLAVLALPFSPEATARQHVLETALYAGIPVAVWTRAGCSARCRLRGAPGRDSAHATEAESAAGVCAGAAFRHAFAAELARSSVHELPELIMKLRVDAVTSTGHCGEQVVLLWDDATRKLPGDGPALRFPEHIAQGGQPS
- a CDS encoding AAA family ATPase, yielding MTDWRIFQGTNTPHDGISRLPPPQAWRAFDGGPPIAAEAIEWSPVDLVRAMFYQAAPEILDLVNAALYLRRPLLVSGKPGVGKSSLALAIAHELGLGPVLRWPITSRTTLKDGLYTYDAIRRLHDVSTAKQQQDAETDIGRYITLGPLGTALLPRERPRVLLIDEIDKSDIDLPNDLLNVFEEGEFTIPELERAARGEQADVSVSTADRGPEGVVVHSGRVRCRAFPFVVLTSNQEREFPPAFLRRCVHLQIPPPDHDELMRIVEARLDPEISAEAAALVTTFLRRRDASDLATDHLLNALYLTFHAARGGGDREQLAQQLLGHLPPTAP
- a CDS encoding SAV_2336 N-terminal domain-related protein; the encoded protein is MTPDFDRVLTALEGIGVDPTAREAAEALWLATHIAQSATGHVDHPQRPPAQGSDKPGPVAHAPGRIDAVTPATLHASTTGVATTGAGPGPTRAVAVRVADAPALTHELDLLRALRPLKRRVPSRQRVLLDETATAERSAEERLFLPATHPEPERWLSLALVMETGPTMVVWHSLVRELTALLQRTGAFRDIRLWHLHPTPDGSAGLHPQAVPTSPLHSPREILDPTGRQAIWCVSDCVSALWRDGRADRLLELWGRGGPLALIQPLPQRLWRRTGLPLEEVRLHSGIPGLPNTRLRTARSGSAALLSGPVTGTPVPVLELDPSWLGLWTRLITATAPGGVPAVVTTTGRPRDGGTLPDGAVAATGDPLGLVRAFRAHASPQAYRLAGYLATVPLTLPVMRLVQRVMLPESRPAHLAEVLLSGLLHRARHDFVSPEYRFVDGVPEVLESTVRRSDSRRVRDEVSAYLTAHAGDARDTPAFAVLPSGQGNVTLPAPGPSFARIGLRDTSVSSGSGPAAVRGESGPRGVRELLVKRIADVVQSSLSVRHSTSRSLLVSMLESELGLPLALPENPLWVWAHDLVRTCTEQPDGLGYLVRCLQYIEQESSAVTALWPLWDEWEAFQFFDHADLYVLRPVLDRVTGRTKLTAFARRASRSRVQELPLWCETGWHVFLRLAGEATHAGELPPSLAFLVLVADRMTNEGQSTDALLLRRFNRQQASSLGAEVQLADWDRREFSQWTPRRAYRSLLVQFEPDRVETDGYYLSHWRQADLEGWHPVHGGTDRHSREELPEAVRSVVRAMEEQWFDVREPVNLEFVLPWELLNEPVEWWLKDGEHPDPTPLALDHSVVVRSLERMGRGAWHRPWFTKWRQLTERPERSHAFWSRTGGDDSYPFHLERELKEDSNAVCLVLSAPPGDDSGADRREVLAGLRAGVPIMIWDRRGLMDAAFSHAVAELVEDLRPDRLMQRVTKLRYEALALGPEAWDSHVGRHLVLLLDDPERRPGPPGPV